DNA sequence from the Chloroflexota bacterium genome:
TCTGATGGCGCGCCATTTAGCGTACTGAACAACCCGCCAGACGACGCTATCAAACGCGTACCAATTCGTTTTAGAATACAAATAAATCTTGTGACAAGGAGAGGACAGGATGCACAAAGACCCAGTATGCGGAATGAACGTTGATCCCAAGACCGCCGCTAAATCGGAATACAACGGGCAAACGTACTACTTTTGCTCCAAGGGCTGCAAAGCCCAGTTCGACAAGGATCCCGAAAAGTTTGTCGGCGCACGTCCCAGCGAACATGCGCATTAGTAGGATAGTTCGGTAGTGCGATAGTTGGATAGTTGAAGACCAATCGCATGGTCAACTATCGCACTATCCAACTATCGCACTAGGCAACTTATGATTGGCATTGATTGGGTGATGGTTCTAATCGGACTCGGCGCGCTTTTGATTCTGTTTCTCGCGATCGATTTCCTGTTTGCGGGCGGCGGAATGAGCAGCGCAATGATGGGGACTGCGACGCAGTGCGGCGCGGCGATGACACTTGCGCCGCACGCAAGTGCAGGTGTGGCAAGTCCATACGGGTGGGTGCTTATCGTCGCGCTCGTTCTCATCACGCTGGCAATCTTTGGCGTGCTGTTTGGCTACAGATGAAAGTACTTCGCAAGCGCGATCTGCGCAATCGAATGCTAAGCACACGGGGACACATGGCAGCCGTCATCGCGATGATGGATCGCGACGCGCCGTGTGGCGACATCTTGCGGCAGACGCTCGCCGTGCGTGGCGCAGTGCGCGCACTCCATCGCGTTTTGTGGCGCGCGTATCTGCTCGACGATCGTTGCAGTTTGCGCGCGCGGAATAGGAAAAAGCGCGCCAAGGCATGGCAAGAATTACTCGCCCTGACCAATCAGAGCGAGTTGAAATCACCACCATGATAGATGGAAATTTGAGATTCGAAATTCAAAATTCGGAGAGATACGATGAACAAAAAACTAATTTTACTCACAACGATATTCGCATTTACTGCGCTTATCCTTGCCGCGTGCAGCGGCGCAGCCCAAGCGCCGGCATCTGCGCCGACAAATGCATCCAGCACAAGCGCGGCGCAACCGTCAGCGGCAAAATCAAGCAGCGCGGCGTTCGAGACGAAATCGAACGAAGGTGGCAGCGTGACGGTTAAGGTGACGCCGCTCGCGCTGAGTATCGAACAGCCGCTCGCGTTTGATATCGTGATGGATACGCACTCGGTTGATCTGAGTGACGATATGACCAAGGTCGCCCTCCTGCGTGATGATAAAGGCAAAGAATTTCAGCCGACCGCCTGGGAAGGCGCGGGACCGGGCGGGCATCATCGTGAGGGAAAATTGAAATTCGGGACGCTCACGAACAAGCCCAAGTACGTCGAACTGGTGATCAAGGGACTGGCGAATGTACCTGAACGCGTCTTTCGATGGGACGTGTCCTAATGATTCGCCTTGATCTCGACCCGATCATTTTTTCAATCGGTCATTTTCAAATCGGCTGGTACGGTTTGTTCATCGGACTCGGTGTGGCTGTCGCGTTGTGGCTGACCGCGCGCGAAGCGAACCGACGCGACATCGTCCCCGACGAAATCTACAACGGCGCGCCCTGGGTCATCGGCGCGGGCATCGTCGGCGCACGGCTCTTTCACGTCATCGACAACTGGGAAACTTACGCCGCGAACCCACTCGCGATTTTTGGCACGGCGGGACTCGCGATCTACGGCGCGCTCATCAGCGGATTCATCGCCGTCGTCGTGTACACGCGGGTGCGCCATCTCGCGCTGGGGCGACTCTTGGACGCAAGCGCCCCAGCCATCCCGCTCGCGCAAGCGATCGCGCGCGTCGGTTGTTTCATCAACGGCGATAACTATGGCGTGCCAACGAATCCGCCGCTGCCTTGGTCGGTCGTCTGGACAAATCCGAACGCGATGGTGCCCGATCGCACGGTGCCGTATCAGCCCGCGCAGTTGTACGAAATGGTCTGGGATTTGATCGTGTTTGGAATCGTGTGGAAATTGCGCGCTCGCGTGCGCGGCGACGGTGTGCTGTTTCTGATTTACGCGACGCTCTATTCGTTCGGACGTTTTTTCATTTCGTTCGTGCGCGAAGATAACCTTTACTTTGCCAATCCCACCGGGACCTTCGGACTGCGACAGGCGCAAATTATCGCGCTGGTGGTGATGGCACTTGCGGTGCCGCTTGCGGTGTGGCTGAATCAACGATCCCGGCGCACCGTCGGCGCGGAAGCGTGATGCGGAGCGTGCGATGACACAAACAGTGATTTCTGATTTACTTTTTCTATAGTTTGCTGTGCCATCAATTGCCGCAACGCTCGTTGTTCTTGTTCGGACCCAAGGTGAGTTACTCGCTCGCCGAAATCGGTGCGGTGTGGCAGTATGACAACATCTTGACGCTGCGCCAATTTGTCGGCAACAGTGCGCTGGGATGGAAAGTCGCGTGGAGCGATCGCATGGTCGCGATGT
Encoded proteins:
- a CDS encoding YHS domain-containing protein is translated as MHKDPVCGMNVDPKTAAKSEYNGQTYYFCSKGCKAQFDKDPEKFVGARPSEHAH
- a CDS encoding metal-sensing transcriptional repressor, yielding MLSTRGHMAAVIAMMDRDAPCGDILRQTLAVRGAVRALHRVLWRAYLLDDRCSLRARNRKKRAKAWQELLALTNQSELKSPP
- the lgt gene encoding prolipoprotein diacylglyceryl transferase; translated protein: MIRLDLDPIIFSIGHFQIGWYGLFIGLGVAVALWLTAREANRRDIVPDEIYNGAPWVIGAGIVGARLFHVIDNWETYAANPLAIFGTAGLAIYGALISGFIAVVVYTRVRHLALGRLLDASAPAIPLAQAIARVGCFINGDNYGVPTNPPLPWSVVWTNPNAMVPDRTVPYQPAQLYEMVWDLIVFGIVWKLRARVRGDGVLFLIYATLYSFGRFFISFVREDNLYFANPTGTFGLRQAQIIALVVMALAVPLAVWLNQRSRRTVGAEA